Proteins found in one Methanofollis fontis genomic segment:
- a CDS encoding methyltransferase domain-containing protein: MPAIAHIRLSLGMVQIAMNMLREVDRGRKSPLSPAATEILYSAYFSRICMGDVAGMLGVSRSTATGHIDHLEREGYVRRARDPDDRRSYRILPTRKGEEWILAIEGRLFAYLEEGMGRLTPEEGQEFARLCAQFTGVHDEASFSSVLRDLKRSRERLHVPMTVEREGRLLRLEEVADRRYHKEQSDQVNQMFEQRIPETDDGIQDRTTVAVYEQMQKNLRDAGHLPVATLQETGIRSGTALEIGPGPGLLGLEWLKATNGTRLVGLEISPAMIAVAEQNAAGYGLSERARYREGTALAMPFEDDAFDAVFSNGSLHEWESPGRVFDEIHRVLRPGGRFCITDLRRDLSPEIYRQMYDSCEPPAIRPGFESSVRAAYTEEEILDLIERSPLKGSKVIAHPYGLVICGEKR, encoded by the coding sequence ATGCCCGCCATCGCACACATCCGCCTCTCGCTCGGGATGGTGCAGATCGCCATGAACATGCTCCGGGAGGTCGACCGGGGCCGGAAGAGCCCGCTCTCCCCTGCGGCAACAGAGATCCTCTACTCCGCCTACTTCTCCAGGATCTGCATGGGCGATGTCGCCGGCATGCTCGGCGTCTCCCGGAGCACCGCCACCGGCCACATCGACCACCTCGAGAGGGAGGGGTACGTCCGCAGGGCCAGGGACCCGGACGACCGGCGCTCCTACCGCATCCTCCCCACCCGGAAGGGGGAGGAGTGGATCCTTGCAATAGAGGGGCGCCTCTTCGCCTACCTCGAGGAGGGGATGGGGCGGCTGACACCCGAGGAGGGGCAGGAGTTCGCCCGCCTCTGTGCACAGTTCACCGGCGTCCACGACGAGGCGTCGTTTTCGAGCGTGCTCCGGGACCTGAAGAGATCGCGGGAGCGGCTGCACGTGCCGATGACCGTCGAGCGGGAGGGCAGGCTGCTGCGGCTCGAGGAGGTGGCCGACCGGCGCTACCATAAAGAACAGAGCGATCAGGTGAACCAGATGTTTGAACAGAGAATACCGGAGACCGACGACGGCATCCAGGACAGGACGACCGTTGCCGTCTATGAACAGATGCAGAAAAACCTGCGGGACGCCGGGCACCTGCCCGTGGCCACGCTCCAGGAAACAGGGATCCGGTCGGGCACGGCCCTCGAGATCGGCCCCGGCCCCGGCCTGCTCGGGCTCGAGTGGCTGAAGGCGACCAACGGCACGCGGCTGGTCGGGCTCGAGATCAGCCCGGCCATGATCGCCGTTGCAGAACAGAACGCCGCCGGCTACGGGCTTTCCGAGCGGGCCAGGTACCGGGAGGGCACCGCCCTCGCCATGCCGTTTGAGGACGACGCCTTCGATGCGGTCTTCTCGAACGGCTCCCTCCACGAATGGGAGTCGCCGGGAAGGGTCTTCGACGAGATCCACCGGGTGCTCAGGCCGGGCGGACGGTTCTGCATCACCGATCTCCGCCGCGACCTCTCGCCTGAGATCTACCGGCAGATGTACGACTCCTGCGAGCCCCCGGCCATCAGGCCCGGTTTTGAGTCCTCGGTGCGGGCGGCCTATACGGAGGAGGAGATCCTGGACCTCATCGAACGTTCCCCTCTGAAGGGGAGCAAGGTGATCGCCCACCCCTACGGGCTGGTGATCTGCGGCGAAAAACGCTGA
- the cas3 gene encoding CRISPR-associated helicase Cas3' yields MYHAHSTDDSDKNNWQFLKVHLENVANISSRFALDFNAERLGYVGGLLHDIGKYSPEFQRRLSGANIRVDHSTAGAKESGTFYGGFQGRILEYIITGHHGGLLNYGSAESGLLERLSKPDLPDYSAYKNEISIPDLKDIRPCLTPINKRMGFSISFYIRMLFSCLVDADFLDTEGFMSPDKSSLRGQYESFDTLSRKFDDHMDAMLSTAEDNPINRYRRQIYEQCKEKAELPPQMFSLTVPTGGGKTLSSMAFALAHLKKHNLNRIFYVIPYTSIIEQNADVFRKIFGNQNVLEHHSNYDPKNETSENTDLVADKLKLSSENWDIPIVVTTNVQFFESLFSNRVSRCRKLHNLSRSVIILDEAQMLPTGFLKPCLAALSELVVNYGSTVVICTATQPNLNGLLDERVRPVEIMHSPQELYKVFRRVHVTDLGDLDDADLSARLMAHNQVLCIVNTRKHAQKLFEQIAESGNCYHLSARMCPVHRRKQLKEIKELLRTGAECRVISTQLIEAGVDIDFPTVYRAMAGVDSVCQAGGRCNREGKMDFGEVFVFRSTEEYGRATHWQNRVAEIGRMIFDESDDPLSLPAVDRYFEKLYSYEDDGLDNKRILLSFEERLKSIAFPFEDVAGRFNLIEDNTRDVIIPYDENARSIIKDIERAGFPGRYVRSLQGYTVSIYLEEFRHLEKTNAISSIGDRFFVLRGGEDFYSENIGLLNRKYNLDENSLFII; encoded by the coding sequence ATGTATCATGCCCATTCTACGGATGACTCGGATAAGAATAACTGGCAATTTCTGAAAGTTCATCTGGAAAATGTAGCGAATATTTCCTCCAGATTTGCTCTTGACTTCAATGCGGAGCGATTAGGATATGTCGGGGGATTGTTGCATGATATCGGGAAGTATTCTCCCGAATTTCAGAGGCGTCTCAGTGGCGCCAATATCAGGGTTGATCATTCTACTGCAGGGGCAAAAGAGTCTGGAACATTCTATGGTGGTTTTCAAGGCCGTATCCTGGAATATATCATAACCGGACACCACGGTGGCCTTCTCAATTATGGGAGTGCTGAGTCTGGACTCCTGGAGCGTCTCTCAAAACCTGATTTGCCGGACTACTCGGCATACAAAAATGAAATTTCAATCCCGGATCTGAAGGATATACGTCCCTGTCTTACACCAATCAATAAACGAATGGGTTTTTCGATTTCGTTTTACATCCGCATGCTCTTTTCATGTCTCGTTGATGCGGATTTTCTCGACACGGAAGGATTCATGTCCCCTGATAAATCCTCTCTCAGGGGGCAATATGAGTCATTCGACACGCTTTCCAGAAAATTCGATGACCACATGGACGCAATGCTTTCAACCGCCGAAGATAATCCGATAAATAGATATCGAAGACAAATCTATGAACAATGCAAAGAAAAAGCCGAATTGCCGCCGCAAATGTTCTCCCTGACCGTCCCGACAGGAGGAGGAAAAACCCTCTCTTCAATGGCATTTGCTCTCGCCCATCTGAAAAAACACAATCTGAATAGAATTTTCTATGTAATCCCCTATACGAGCATCATTGAACAAAATGCCGATGTATTCCGAAAAATCTTTGGAAATCAAAATGTCCTCGAACACCACAGCAACTACGATCCTAAGAACGAAACCTCCGAAAACACTGATCTTGTTGCGGATAAACTAAAACTATCTTCAGAGAACTGGGACATTCCGATTGTCGTCACAACCAATGTTCAATTTTTTGAATCTCTCTTTTCCAACCGTGTATCCAGATGTCGCAAGTTGCATAACCTCTCCAGGAGTGTGATTATCCTCGATGAAGCCCAGATGTTGCCTACGGGTTTTTTGAAGCCGTGCCTTGCTGCACTCTCCGAGCTGGTGGTCAATTACGGATCGACGGTCGTTATCTGCACGGCGACTCAGCCAAATCTCAATGGACTTCTGGACGAGCGTGTCAGGCCAGTGGAGATTATGCACTCCCCACAGGAGTTGTACAAAGTATTCAGGCGAGTTCATGTTACCGATCTCGGCGACCTGGATGATGCTGATCTTTCAGCCAGATTAATGGCGCACAACCAGGTTCTGTGTATCGTAAACACCAGGAAACACGCACAAAAACTCTTCGAACAGATCGCTGAATCCGGAAACTGCTATCACCTGAGTGCGCGAATGTGTCCGGTCCACCGGAGAAAGCAGTTGAAAGAGATCAAAGAGCTTCTGAGAACCGGCGCGGAGTGCCGTGTCATCTCCACCCAACTGATCGAGGCTGGCGTTGACATCGACTTTCCGACCGTATACCGGGCGATGGCTGGTGTTGACTCTGTCTGTCAGGCTGGAGGAAGATGCAACCGTGAAGGAAAAATGGACTTCGGAGAGGTGTTCGTTTTTCGATCAACTGAAGAGTATGGCAGGGCGACACACTGGCAGAACCGCGTTGCCGAAATAGGCAGGATGATCTTTGATGAATCTGATGATCCCCTGTCGCTGCCTGCCGTGGATCGATATTTCGAGAAACTGTATTCCTATGAGGACGATGGGCTGGATAATAAGAGAATATTGCTGTCTTTTGAAGAGAGACTGAAAAGTATTGCGTTTCCCTTTGAGGATGTGGCAGGTCGGTTCAACCTTATCGAGGATAATACGCGAGACGTCATTATCCCGTACGATGAAAATGCCAGGTCCATTATTAAAGACATCGAGCGCGCTGGATTTCCCGGGAGATATGTTCGAAGTTTGCAGGGGTATACGGTGAGCATTTATCTTGAAGAGTTCAGGCACCTAGAAAAAACCAATGCGATCTCCTCTATCGGTGATAGATTTTTTGTATTGAGGGGCGGAGAGGATTTTTATTCTGAAAATATTGGTCTTTTAAACCGAAAATATAATCTTGATGAAAATTCATTATTCATTATTTAA
- the cas5c gene encoding type I-C CRISPR-associated protein Cas5c, producing the protein MKIHYSLFKEVIAIGFGIKLKVWGDYACFTRPEMKVERVSYDVITPSAARGILEAIYWKPAISWKIDKIHVLNPIRFDNIRRNERPGKISTGKVKTAFKGGDAALYQDSTEDTVQRASLVLRDVCYAIEAHFEMTDRAGPEDTAEKHYNVALRRMRKGQCFHHPYFGCREFPVQFELIEGKVPASCYRGETGGERDLGFMLYDIDFTDDMKAVFFRASMVDGVIDIQKCLCYGGVS; encoded by the coding sequence ATGAAAATTCATTATTCATTATTTAAGGAGGTGATTGCAATCGGATTTGGAATTAAATTGAAAGTATGGGGAGATTATGCCTGCTTCACGCGACCAGAGATGAAAGTTGAGCGCGTCAGTTATGATGTCATAACTCCCTCAGCAGCCCGAGGGATTCTTGAAGCGATTTACTGGAAGCCTGCAATTTCCTGGAAGATTGACAAAATCCACGTCCTGAACCCGATCAGATTTGACAATATCCGCAGGAATGAGAGGCCTGGAAAAATATCAACAGGTAAAGTGAAAACGGCTTTCAAGGGAGGCGATGCTGCCCTCTATCAGGACTCCACCGAGGATACGGTGCAAAGAGCCTCTCTTGTCCTCCGTGATGTCTGTTATGCTATCGAGGCGCATTTTGAGATGACAGACCGTGCAGGGCCTGAAGACACCGCCGAAAAGCATTACAATGTTGCCCTTCGGCGAATGAGAAAAGGCCAGTGCTTCCATCACCCATATTTCGGCTGTCGTGAATTTCCGGTTCAATTTGAATTGATTGAAGGGAAAGTCCCTGCGTCCTGTTATCGTGGTGAAACTGGAGGAGAGCGTGATCTCGGGTTCATGCTCTATGATATTGATTTTACCGACGATATGAAAGCGGTCTTTTTCCGCGCCAGTATGGTGGACGGGGTAATTGACATTCAGAAGTGCCTGTGTTACGGGGGCGTATCATGA